A single genomic interval of Alligator mississippiensis isolate rAllMis1 chromosome 15, rAllMis1, whole genome shotgun sequence harbors:
- the ADAMTS4 gene encoding A disintegrin and metalloproteinase with thrombospondin motifs 4 — translation MMNPAPALWLLTMATCCLLVLASWEYARAGVYKEEVVFLERLNSSASPTGMDEVDMAGNGLGSGSPNQQLLYRLRVFGEELVLALERDPSFLSKDLTVQYLGQGGQATDSAVEPGNYFTGTANSDPESIAAVHFDGTSLLGVLKYHGAEYHVQPLDGGVPNAAGGASAHVVKKKMPEKASGPMCSVGVQAPGTPLTHERQPLERPASARRAKRFASVMRYVEMLVVADEKMAQFHGAGLERYLLTVMAAAAKFFRHPSLSNPVNLVVTRLVVLGQAEDGPSITSNAAQTLRNFCKWQQGLNKADDADPEHFDTAVLFTRQDLCGISTCDTLGMADVGTVCDPARSCSIVEDDGLQSAFTAAHELGHVFNMLHDNSKPCEELNGRSSSSRHMMAPVMSYVDPEEMWSPCSARFITDFLDNGHGHCLLDRPREPLHLPPALPGNDYNADRQCQLTFGSDSRHCPKLHPPCSSLWCTGRINGHFMCQTKHFPWADGTPCAEGKTCMNGRCISKIEMRAFKTPVNGRWGPWGLWGKCSRTCGGGVQYSIRECNKPVPRNGGKYCEGERTKYRSCNVQGCPGGTALSYREQQCAIYNNRPDMFKSLPAPMDWVPRYSGVAEKDQCKLTCQSQALGYYYVLEPRVADGTPCSPDSTSVCVQGRCINTGCDRIIGSKKKFDKCMVCGGDDSSCTKTYGKFIKPRYGYNNVVTIPAGATHIRINQTSGSGTASDGIYLALRRQDGSYALNGNYVLVPSEMDIRLPGGISLRYSGATKNMETIMGNGPLQEPLMLQALVVSDQRAPRLRYTFFEPKQRRLSSKEWLRQKDQILEVLRSRRRYQ, via the exons ATGATGAACCCGGCCCCCGCATTGTGGCTCCTAACTATGGCCACCTGCTGCCTCCTTGTCCTGGCATCCTGGGAGTACGCCCGGGCCGGCGTCTACAAGGAGGAGGTCGTGTTTCTGGAGAGGCTAAACAGCAGCGCCAGCCCCACTGGTATGGATGAGGTGGACATGGCTGGGAACGGGCTGGGCAGCGGCAGCCCCAACCAGCAGCTCCTCTACCGCCTCCGGGTCTTCGgagaggagctggtgctggcacTGGAGCGGGACCCCAGCTTCCTGTCCAAGGACCTGACCGTGCAGTACCTGGGCCAAGGCGGGCAGGCGACCGACAGCGCTGTGGAGCCTGGGAACTACTTCACCGGGACGGCGAACTCCGATCCCGAGTCTATCGCAGCCGTGCACTTCGACGGGACGTCGCTGCTGGGCGTGCTGAAGTACCATGGCGCCGAGTACCACGTGCAGCCCCTGGACGGCGGCGTGCCCAACGCAGCGGGAGGGGCCAGTGCCCACGTGGTGAAGAAGAAGATGCCAGAAAAAGCCAGCGGCCCCATGTGCAGCGTGGGAGTCCAGGCCCCAGGCACCCCTCTGACCCACGAGCGCCAGCCCCTGGAGCGTCCAGCATCCGCGAGGAGGGCAAAG CGCTTCGCCTCGGTCATGCGCTACGTGGAAATGCTGGTGGTGGCGGATGAGAAGATGGCGCAGTTTCACGGCGCGGGGCTGGAGCGGTACCTCCTCACTGTCATGGCAGCTGCCGCCAAGTTCTTCCGGCACCCGAGTCTGAGCAACCCAGTCAACCTGGTGGTGACACGGCTAGTGGTGCTGGGCCAAGCCGAGGACGGGCCCTCCATCACCAGCAACGCTGCCCAAACCCTGCGCAATttctgcaagtggcagcagggactCAACAAGGCAGACGATGCCGACCCTGAGCACTTTGACACAGCCGTGCTCTTCACCCGCCAG GACCTGTGTGGCATCTCCACCTGCGACACACTGGGCATGGCAGACGTGGGAACCGTGTGCGACCCAGCCCGCAGCTGCTCCATCGTGGAGGATGATGGCTTGCAGTCAGCCTTCACCGCGGCCCACGAACTCG GCCATGTGTTCAACATGCTTCATGACAActccaagccctgtgaggagctGAACGGCCGTAGTAGCAGCTCCCGTCACATGATGGCACCTGTGATGTCCTACGTGGACCCAGAAGAGATGTGGTCGCCGTGCAGCGCCCGCTTCATCACTGACTTCCTCGACAATGGCCATG GCCACTGCCTCCTGGACAGGCCACGTGAGCCCCTGCAcctgccacctgccctcccaGGCAACGACTACAATGCTGACCGACAATGCCAACTGACTTTCGGGTCAGACTCACGCCACTGCCCCAAACTGCACCCACCCTGCTCCTCCCTGTGGTGCACGGGCCGCATCAATGGGCACTTCATGTGCCAGACCAAGCATTTCCCCTGGGCTGACGGCACCCCCTGTGCTGAGGGCAAGACCTGCATGAATGGTCGCTGCATCAGCAAGATTGAGATGAGGGCCTTCAAG ACTCCTGTCAATGGTCGCTGGGGGCCCTGGGGCCTGTGGGGCAAGTGCTCACGGACCTGCGGCGGGGGTGTGCAGTACTCCATCCGTGAGTGCAACAAGCCCGTCCCCCGCAATGGCGGCAAGTACTGCGAGGGCGAGCGCACCAAGTACCGCTCCTGCAACGTGCAGGGCTGCCCAGGGGGCACTg CCCTCTCCTACCGAGAGCAGCAATGTGCCATCTACAACAACCGCCCAGATATGTTCaagagcctccctgcccccatggaCTGGGTGCCCCGCTACAGCGGTGTGGCTGAGAAGGACCAGTGCAAGCTAACctgccagtcccaggcactggGCTACTACTACGTGCTGGAGCCACGG gtgGCTGACGGCACGCCCTGCTCGCCTGACAGCACCTCGGTGTGCGTGCAAGGCCGCTGCATCAACACTGGCTGTGACCGCATCATCGGCTCCAAGAAGAAGTTTGACAAGTGCATGGTGTGCGGGGGCGATGACAGCAGCTGCACCAAGACCTATGGCAAATTCATCAAGCCCCG CTATGGGTACAACAATGTTGTCACCATCCCGGCCGGAGCCACGCATATCAGGATCAACCAGACCAGTGGCTCAGGCACAGCCAGTGATGGCATCTACTTGGCGCTGCGGAGGCAGGACGGCAGCTATGCCCTGAATGGGAACTACGTGCTGGTGCCCTCTGAGATGGACATACGCCTGCCAGGTGGCATAAGCCTGCGTTACAGCGGTGCCACCAAGAACATGGAGACCATCATGGGAAATGGGCCACTCCAGGAGCCCCTCATGCTGCAGGCCCTGGTGGTGAGCGACCAGCGGGCTCCGCGCCTCAGGTACACCTTTTTTGAGCCCAAGCAGCGGAGATTGTCATCCAAGGAGTGGCTCAGACAGAAGGATCAGATCCTGGAGGTCCTGAGGAGCAGGCGTCGCTACCAGTAG